The proteins below are encoded in one region of Buttiauxella gaviniae:
- the tonB gene encoding TonB system transport protein TonB, protein MTSMTLDLPRRFPWSTALSVVLHGAVVAGVLYTSVHHQVVELPAPAQPISVTMVTPAELEPPQPEVVQPPPEPVAEPEPEPIPEPPKEAPVVIHKPEPKPKPKPKPVKKVEQPKREVKPVETRPAAPVANTAPVRPTPVAKTAPVASAAPVATGPRALNRNSPQYPARAHALRIEGKVRVKFDVDANGSVSNVTVLSAQPANMFEREVKLAMKKWRYESGKPGQGLIVNVVFKLNGGATME, encoded by the coding sequence ATGACGTCAATGACCCTTGATTTACCTCGCCGCTTCCCGTGGTCGACAGCACTCTCTGTCGTGCTGCATGGTGCTGTAGTTGCGGGGGTGCTCTATACCTCGGTACATCATCAGGTTGTTGAGTTGCCAGCCCCGGCACAGCCTATCAGCGTGACGATGGTAACGCCGGCTGAGCTTGAGCCACCGCAGCCAGAAGTTGTGCAACCACCGCCTGAACCCGTTGCGGAACCTGAGCCTGAACCGATTCCCGAGCCGCCGAAAGAAGCGCCGGTTGTCATTCACAAGCCAGAGCCGAAACCTAAGCCAAAACCGAAGCCGGTGAAAAAGGTGGAGCAGCCTAAGCGGGAAGTTAAACCCGTTGAGACGCGTCCTGCCGCTCCCGTAGCAAACACGGCACCTGTGCGTCCGACTCCCGTTGCTAAAACTGCACCGGTGGCCTCAGCCGCGCCTGTTGCTACCGGGCCGCGCGCGCTTAACCGTAACTCGCCGCAGTATCCAGCCCGTGCGCATGCGTTACGCATTGAAGGCAAGGTTCGTGTGAAGTTTGACGTAGATGCAAACGGTAGCGTGAGCAACGTGACGGTGCTTTCCGCCCAACCGGCAAATATGTTTGAGCGTGAAGTGAAGTTGGCGATGAAAAAATGGCGTTACGAAAGCGGTAAACCTGGCCAGGGTTTGATTGTCAACGTTGTGTTCAAGCTCAACGGCGGCGCAACCATGGAGTAA
- a CDS encoding beta-galactosidase, whose amino-acid sequence MKNRPMTLSAILGRRDWESPAVTQFNRMPTHPPFASWRDAQAARDDKVSESLLSLNGDWQFNYFIQPEHVPESWLENDLPDAQTLPVPSNWQMHGFDAPIYTNVTYPIPVTPPFVPENNPTGCYSLNFTVEQSWLDRGQTRIIFDGVNSAFYLWCNGQWIGYGQDSRLPSEFDLSDVLHAGQNRLAVMVLRWCDGSYLEDQDMWRMSGIFRDVTLLHKPETQISDVRIASHLNEEFNRAVLETQVVVKGAIDNDMRVKVELWDGEQCVGESLQPLGCEIIDERGSYSDRTTFKLPVCAPLLWSAEIPHLYRAVVILLDNAGETIEAEAYDVGFRKVEIHQGLLKLNGKPLLIRGANRHEHHQENGQVMDAETMRQDILLMKRHNFNAVRCSHYPNHPLWYRLCDRYGLYVVDEANIETHGMVPMNRLSDDPVWLPAMTERVTRMVQRDYNHPSIIIWSLGNESGHGANHDALYRWVKSVDPSRPVQYEGGGANSAATDIICPMYARVDEDQPFPAVPKWSIKKWIGLPEETRPLILCEYAHAMGNSFGGFHKYWQAFRKHPRLQGGFVWDWVDQSLIKYDENGEPFSAYGGDFGDKPNDRQFCMNGLVFADRTPHPALYEAQQAQQFFQFELHRETPLRLEITSEYLFRASDNERLVWQISQAGEKLAEGEALLEIAPEGNQTIIFNSLPTITQNGDVWLTVKVQQIHANEWAEAGHICAWDQWQLPGELIAGTPPFTGKAPRLETSPCHFDIHLGLHHWQFKRETGTLNQWWKAQQPALLQPLQDQFTRAPLDNDIGVSEAARIDPNAWAERWKAAGMYHLEPQLECFDAQQLANDVQLLTVHSWKHNGKTLFISRKNWRIDCQGELHISVDIEVAFGTPPPARIGLTCELSPTDSQVRWLGLGPHENYPDRKQSALFDSWQRPLTDMYTPYVFPTENGLRCDTQTLEYGDNLWRGNFHFNISRFSQQQLRETSHRHLLTPEAGTWLNLDGFHMGVGGDDSWSPSVSPDYLLDKQHYHYALSWARR is encoded by the coding sequence CTGCTCGTGACGATAAAGTTTCTGAAAGCCTGTTAAGCCTGAATGGTGACTGGCAGTTTAATTACTTCATACAGCCTGAGCATGTTCCGGAAAGCTGGCTGGAAAATGATTTACCCGATGCGCAAACTTTGCCCGTCCCATCGAACTGGCAAATGCATGGTTTTGATGCGCCGATTTATACCAACGTCACTTACCCCATTCCCGTTACGCCGCCGTTTGTTCCCGAAAATAATCCAACCGGGTGCTACTCGCTTAACTTTACGGTCGAACAGTCCTGGCTCGACCGGGGCCAGACGCGGATTATTTTTGATGGTGTGAATTCTGCGTTTTACCTTTGGTGCAACGGCCAGTGGATTGGCTACGGCCAGGACAGCCGCCTGCCCTCGGAGTTTGACCTCAGCGACGTTCTCCATGCAGGGCAAAACCGCCTGGCCGTGATGGTGTTACGCTGGTGCGACGGCAGCTATCTTGAAGATCAGGACATGTGGCGCATGAGCGGGATCTTCCGCGATGTGACTCTGTTGCATAAACCTGAAACTCAGATAAGCGATGTACGAATCGCATCGCATCTCAACGAAGAATTTAACCGTGCGGTGCTGGAAACCCAGGTCGTCGTTAAAGGCGCTATCGACAACGATATGCGGGTAAAAGTTGAGTTGTGGGATGGCGAGCAGTGCGTTGGCGAAAGCCTCCAACCCCTGGGCTGTGAAATTATTGATGAACGTGGCTCATATAGTGACCGAACCACGTTCAAATTACCGGTCTGCGCCCCTCTGCTGTGGAGCGCAGAAATCCCTCATCTCTACCGCGCGGTAGTGATTTTGTTGGATAACGCAGGCGAAACTATTGAAGCGGAAGCCTACGACGTTGGTTTTCGTAAGGTCGAAATTCATCAGGGATTGTTAAAGCTCAACGGAAAACCGCTGTTGATTCGCGGTGCCAACCGCCACGAACACCATCAGGAAAACGGCCAGGTGATGGACGCAGAAACCATGCGCCAGGACATCCTGCTTATGAAGCGACATAACTTCAACGCGGTGCGCTGCTCGCATTATCCAAACCACCCGCTGTGGTATCGCCTGTGCGATCGTTATGGTCTGTATGTGGTGGATGAGGCGAATATTGAAACTCACGGCATGGTGCCGATGAACCGCCTGAGCGACGATCCCGTCTGGCTGCCCGCGATGACGGAACGCGTAACGCGCATGGTGCAGCGCGATTATAACCACCCTTCGATCATCATCTGGTCGCTCGGTAACGAATCCGGCCACGGGGCCAATCACGACGCGCTTTATCGCTGGGTGAAATCCGTTGATCCTTCGCGCCCGGTGCAATATGAAGGCGGTGGAGCAAACAGTGCCGCGACCGATATTATTTGCCCGATGTATGCCCGAGTGGACGAAGATCAGCCCTTCCCGGCGGTACCAAAATGGTCAATTAAAAAGTGGATTGGCCTGCCGGAAGAGACGCGCCCGTTGATTCTGTGTGAGTATGCTCACGCGATGGGCAACAGCTTCGGCGGTTTCCATAAATACTGGCAGGCGTTTCGCAAGCACCCGCGCCTGCAAGGCGGTTTCGTCTGGGATTGGGTCGATCAATCGCTGATTAAATATGATGAGAATGGCGAGCCTTTCTCAGCCTACGGCGGTGATTTTGGCGATAAGCCAAACGATCGTCAGTTTTGCATGAACGGCCTGGTTTTTGCCGACCGCACACCGCACCCTGCGCTCTATGAAGCCCAGCAGGCGCAGCAATTCTTCCAGTTCGAACTGCATCGTGAAACCCCGTTACGCCTGGAAATAACCAGCGAATATCTGTTCCGCGCTAGCGATAACGAACGTCTGGTGTGGCAAATTTCACAGGCAGGCGAAAAACTGGCCGAAGGCGAGGCGTTGCTGGAGATCGCCCCAGAAGGCAATCAGACGATTATCTTCAATTCACTTCCGACCATTACCCAAAATGGCGACGTCTGGCTCACGGTAAAAGTTCAGCAAATTCATGCCAACGAGTGGGCCGAGGCCGGGCATATTTGCGCCTGGGATCAATGGCAATTGCCCGGGGAACTGATCGCAGGTACGCCGCCTTTTACGGGGAAAGCGCCGAGGCTTGAAACCAGTCCTTGCCATTTTGATATTCACCTTGGGCTGCATCACTGGCAATTTAAACGGGAAACAGGCACGTTAAATCAATGGTGGAAAGCGCAGCAGCCCGCTCTGTTACAGCCGCTGCAAGATCAATTCACTCGCGCACCGCTTGATAACGATATTGGCGTAAGCGAGGCGGCACGCATTGACCCCAACGCCTGGGCTGAGCGCTGGAAAGCGGCGGGCATGTACCATCTGGAACCACAACTGGAATGCTTCGACGCTCAACAACTGGCAAACGATGTGCAATTGCTGACGGTGCATAGCTGGAAGCACAACGGCAAAACGCTGTTTATCAGCCGTAAAAACTGGCGCATTGATTGCCAGGGAGAATTGCATATCAGCGTTGATATTGAAGTGGCCTTTGGCACGCCACCTCCTGCGCGTATTGGGCTAACGTGCGAATTATCACCAACCGATTCGCAGGTACGCTGGCTGGGTTTAGGGCCGCATGAAAACTACCCTGACCGGAAACAATCCGCCCTGTTCGATAGCTGGCAGCGCCCGCTTACGGATATGTACACCCCGTATGTTTTCCCGACGGAGAATGGCCTGCGCTGCGATACCCAAACCCTGGAATATGGCGACAATCTCTGGCGCGGAAATTTCCACTTCAACATCAGCCGGTTTAGCCAGCAGCAGTTGCGCGAAACATCGCACCGTCATCTATTAACACCTGAAGCGGGCACCTGGCTGAATCTGGATGGTTTCCATATGGGTGTGGGCGGTGACGATTCATGGAGCCCAAGCGTTTCGCCAGACTATCTGCTCGATAAACAGCATTATCACTATGCGCTAAGTTGGGCACGCCGCTAG
- a CDS encoding DUF1971 domain-containing protein: MQRIHIPQNYIHTRTTPFWTKETAPASIWQRHLDAGTRQGVYPRLCVMQGTIRYYGYADETSPEPVETLTIEAGQFGVFPPEKWHRIEALSDDTIFNVDFYVDPQILLED; this comes from the coding sequence ATGCAACGCATTCATATACCGCAAAACTACATTCATACTCGCACCACCCCCTTCTGGACAAAAGAAACCGCTCCCGCTTCAATCTGGCAACGTCATCTGGATGCAGGCACGCGTCAGGGCGTTTACCCACGCCTGTGTGTAATGCAGGGAACAATTCGTTACTACGGTTATGCCGATGAAACCAGCCCTGAGCCTGTAGAAACCCTCACCATTGAGGCGGGGCAGTTTGGCGTATTCCCACCTGAAAAATGGCACAGAATTGAAGCGTTGTCTGACGACACGATTTTCAATGTGGACTTTTATGTTGATCCTCAAATTCTTTTAGAAGATTAA
- the cls gene encoding cardiolipin synthase codes for MTTFYTVVSWLIILGYWLVIAGVTLRILMKRRAVPSAMAWLLIIYILPLVGIIAYLSFGELHLGKRRAERARAMWPSTAKWLNDLKSCKHIFAEENSEVATSLFQLCERRQGIGGVKGNQLQLLTTSDETMHALIRDIQLARHNIEMVFYIWQPGGLADQVAESLMAAARRGIHCRLMLDSAGSVAFFRSPWANMMRNAGVEVVEALKVNLMRVFLRRMDLRQHRKMVMIDNYIAYTGSMNLVDPRFFKQDAGVGQWVDLMARMEGPVATAMGIVYSCDWEIETGKRILPPAPDANIMPFEEATGHTIHTIASGPGFPEDLIHQALLTSVYAAREYLIMTTPYFVPSDDLLHAICTAAQRGVDVSIIIPRKNDSLLVGWASRAFFTELLAAGVKIYQFEGGLLHTKSVLVDGQLSLVGTVNLDMRSLWLNFEITLVIDDSGFASDLAAVQDDYISRSRLVDLRLWVKRPLWQRVVERLFYFFSPLL; via the coding sequence ATGACAACCTTCTATACAGTCGTGAGCTGGCTGATAATTTTAGGTTACTGGCTAGTAATAGCCGGCGTGACGTTACGAATATTAATGAAACGTCGCGCAGTTCCGTCAGCCATGGCATGGCTTCTGATTATCTATATTCTCCCTTTGGTGGGCATCATCGCCTATCTTTCGTTCGGCGAACTGCATTTGGGGAAGCGCCGCGCGGAGCGTGCTCGCGCTATGTGGCCTTCCACCGCGAAATGGCTCAACGATCTTAAAAGCTGTAAACATATTTTTGCCGAAGAAAATAGCGAAGTGGCAACGTCTCTCTTCCAGCTATGCGAGCGCCGCCAGGGGATTGGCGGTGTTAAAGGCAATCAGTTGCAGTTGCTCACCACGTCCGATGAAACGATGCACGCTTTGATTCGTGATATTCAACTGGCGCGCCACAACATCGAGATGGTGTTTTACATCTGGCAGCCCGGCGGGCTTGCCGATCAGGTTGCGGAATCGCTAATGGCCGCAGCGCGTCGGGGAATCCACTGCCGATTAATGCTGGATTCTGCGGGGAGCGTCGCGTTCTTCCGCAGCCCGTGGGCCAACATGATGCGCAATGCTGGCGTAGAAGTGGTTGAAGCGCTCAAAGTTAATTTGATGCGTGTGTTCCTGCGTCGCATGGATTTACGCCAGCACCGCAAAATGGTGATGATCGATAATTACATCGCGTATACCGGCAGTATGAATCTTGTCGATCCGCGTTTCTTTAAACAGGATGCAGGCGTTGGGCAGTGGGTCGATTTAATGGCGCGTATGGAAGGCCCGGTTGCCACCGCAATGGGGATTGTTTATTCCTGTGACTGGGAAATAGAAACCGGTAAACGCATTTTACCCCCCGCGCCTGACGCGAATATCATGCCGTTTGAAGAAGCCACCGGGCACACCATTCACACGATTGCATCCGGCCCCGGTTTCCCGGAAGATCTCATTCACCAGGCGCTGCTGACCTCCGTTTACGCCGCCCGTGAATATTTGATTATGACCACGCCCTACTTCGTGCCTAGTGATGATTTGCTTCATGCGATTTGTACCGCCGCGCAACGTGGCGTTGACGTGAGTATTATTATTCCGCGCAAGAATGATTCGCTTCTGGTGGGCTGGGCAAGTCGCGCATTCTTCACCGAACTGCTGGCGGCTGGGGTGAAGATTTATCAGTTCGAAGGCGGGCTTTTGCATACCAAGAGCGTACTGGTTGACGGGCAGCTTAGCCTGGTCGGGACCGTGAACCTGGATATGCGCAGCCTGTGGCTCAATTTTGAGATAACCCTGGTTATTGATGATTCCGGTTTTGCCAGCGATCTCGCCGCGGTACAAGACGATTATATCTCCCGTTCACGGCTGGTTGACCTGCGTTTGTGGGTAAAACGTCCACTCTGGCAGCGTGTGGTCGAGCGACTGTTTTACTTCTTTAGCCCGTTGCTGTAA
- the ansP gene encoding L-asparagine permease — protein sequence MNTTQTTEAEKHAAKRRWLNSHDSGYHKAMGNRQVQMIAIGGAIGTGLFLGAGARLQMAGPALALVYLVCGIFSFFILRALGELVLHRPSSGSFVSYAREFLGEKASYVAGWMYFVNWAMTGIVDITAVALYMHYWGAFGDVPQWVFALCALGIVGTMNMIGVKWFAEMEFWFALIKVLAIVAFLIVGTVFLGSGKMLDGNATGFHLITDNGGFFPHGLLPALVLIQGVVFAFASIELVGTAAGECKDPQTMVPKAINSIIWRIGLFYVGSVVLLVLLLPWTAYQAGQSPFVTFFSKLGVPYIGDIMNMVVLTAALSSLNSGLYSTGRILRSMSMGGSAPKFMSKMSKQQVPYAGILVTLGIYVIGVLLNYLVPSQVFEIVLNVASLGIISSWAFIMVCQMRLRKAIKEGKAADVSFKLPGAPFTSWLTLLFLLSVLVLMAFDYPNGTYTIASIPLIAVILVLGWFGTRKRVHELAHRVDDAQP from the coding sequence ATGAACACAACACAAACAACGGAAGCGGAAAAGCACGCGGCTAAACGGCGCTGGCTGAACTCGCATGATTCCGGCTATCACAAGGCAATGGGTAATCGCCAGGTGCAGATGATTGCCATCGGCGGCGCGATTGGTACCGGTCTGTTTCTCGGCGCGGGTGCGCGTTTGCAAATGGCTGGCCCCGCGTTAGCACTGGTATATCTGGTGTGTGGGATCTTCTCTTTCTTTATTTTGCGTGCGCTGGGTGAACTGGTGCTTCATCGCCCTTCGAGCGGCAGTTTTGTCTCTTATGCGCGTGAGTTTCTCGGGGAAAAAGCCTCTTATGTTGCAGGCTGGATGTACTTCGTAAACTGGGCCATGACGGGGATTGTCGACATCACTGCCGTCGCGCTTTATATGCACTACTGGGGCGCGTTCGGGGATGTTCCACAATGGGTGTTCGCGCTGTGCGCGCTCGGCATTGTCGGCACCATGAATATGATTGGCGTGAAATGGTTCGCCGAAATGGAATTCTGGTTCGCGTTGATCAAAGTGCTGGCGATCGTCGCGTTTTTAATCGTGGGCACGGTGTTCCTCGGCAGTGGCAAAATGCTCGATGGCAACGCGACGGGCTTCCATTTAATCACCGATAACGGCGGGTTTTTCCCTCACGGATTATTGCCGGCGCTGGTGCTTATTCAGGGCGTGGTATTTGCTTTTGCCTCTATAGAACTTGTTGGCACCGCCGCGGGCGAATGTAAAGACCCGCAGACCATGGTGCCAAAAGCGATCAACAGCATTATCTGGCGTATCGGCCTGTTTTACGTCGGTTCCGTGGTGTTGCTGGTGTTATTACTGCCGTGGACGGCGTATCAGGCGGGGCAAAGTCCGTTTGTGACGTTTTTCTCTAAACTGGGCGTGCCCTATATCGGCGACATCATGAATATGGTTGTGCTGACCGCGGCGCTTTCCAGCCTGAACTCCGGCCTCTATTCCACCGGGCGTATTTTACGCTCTATGTCGATGGGTGGCTCGGCACCTAAATTCATGTCGAAAATGAGCAAGCAACAGGTCCCTTATGCCGGGATTCTGGTTACGCTGGGCATTTATGTGATTGGCGTCCTGCTGAACTACCTGGTTCCTTCGCAGGTATTTGAAATTGTGCTTAACGTTGCCTCGCTTGGCATTATCTCATCCTGGGCATTTATCATGGTTTGCCAGATGCGTTTGCGCAAAGCGATTAAAGAAGGCAAAGCGGCAGACGTGAGCTTTAAGCTGCCCGGTGCGCCGTTTACATCATGGCTGACTCTGCTATTTTTATTAAGCGTGCTGGTTTTGATGGCGTTCGATTATCCAAATGGGACGTATACCATTGCTTCCATCCCGCTGATTGCCGTTATTCTCGTTCTGGGCTGGTTTGGCACACGCAAACGCGTGCATGAACTTGCACATCGAGTTGATGACGCTCAGCCGTAA
- a CDS encoding HI1450 family dsDNA-mimic protein has product MEMDLNNRLTEDETLEQAYDIFLELAVDNLDPADVILFNLQFEERGGAELFDPAEDWQEHVDFDLNPDFFAEVVIGLADTDGGEINDIFARVLLCREKDHKLCHILWRE; this is encoded by the coding sequence ATGGAAATGGATCTGAATAACCGCCTGACAGAAGATGAAACTCTCGAGCAGGCTTATGACATTTTTCTGGAGCTGGCGGTCGATAATCTCGATCCGGCAGATGTGATTTTGTTTAACCTGCAATTTGAAGAACGTGGCGGCGCCGAGCTGTTTGACCCGGCTGAAGACTGGCAGGAGCATGTGGATTTCGACCTGAACCCTGACTTCTTCGCAGAAGTGGTTATTGGCCTTGCCGATACCGACGGCGGTGAAATCAATGACATCTTTGCTCGCGTACTGTTATGCCGCGAAAAAGATCACAAGCTCTGCCATATCCTCTGGCGCGAATAA
- the pqqU gene encoding TonB-dependent receptor PqqU, translated as MKIVQNGKLTLPLLLAPALSSFALPLLAAEETMVVTATPGTISELDTPAAVSVLNGDEMRQAAPRVNLSESLSSVPGLQVQNRQNYAQDLQLSVRGFGSRSTYGVRGVRMYVDGIPATMPDGQGQTSNIDLNSVESVEVLRGPFSALYGNASGGVVNVSTTTGMQPPTFEASSYYGSFGSWRNSVKATGATGDGTQAGDVDYAISASRFTTHGYREHSSAQKNLGNAKLGVRLNEASKLTLLLNSVDIDANDPGGLTEQEWRDNPTQAPRANQYNTRKTTKQTQAGLRYERQLTANDDLSVMTYAGVRETTQYQSIPVAPQLNPTHPGGVIELTRHYQGIDSRWTHRGNLLAVPVTFTTGLDYETMSEKRKGFENFVVENGTNVLGEKGSLRRDERNLMWNVDPYLQTAWQFTDKLSLDAGVRFSSVYFDSNDEYITPANGDDSGEASYHKWLPAAALKYAINDAWNVYASAGRGFETPTINELSYRDNGQSGLNFGLKPSTSDTVEIGSKTRVGNSLFTAALFQTDTDDEIVADQSSGGRTTYKNAGETRRRGVELSADSQLGYDWRVKMAWTYLDATYRSNACGDENCEGNRIPGIARNMGYAALEYAPPEGFYAGADVRYMSDIQANDENTAQAPSYTVASLNSGYKLRIEERWMLDVWGRVDNLFDREYVGSVIVNEGNGRYFEPAPGRNYGVGVNLSYTFM; from the coding sequence ATGAAAATTGTGCAAAATGGAAAACTCACCCTTCCGCTTCTTTTAGCGCCGGCTCTCTCGTCATTCGCCCTTCCCCTTCTCGCGGCGGAAGAGACGATGGTTGTCACCGCAACGCCCGGTACCATCTCTGAGCTGGATACTCCCGCTGCCGTCAGTGTTCTTAACGGCGACGAGATGCGCCAGGCCGCACCGCGGGTGAATCTTTCCGAAAGCCTGAGCAGCGTGCCGGGGCTGCAAGTCCAGAATCGCCAGAACTATGCACAAGATTTACAGCTTTCGGTTCGTGGATTTGGGTCACGTTCAACTTACGGTGTGCGTGGTGTGCGCATGTATGTGGACGGGATTCCCGCCACCATGCCCGACGGCCAGGGCCAAACCTCCAATATCGATTTGAACAGTGTTGAAAGCGTGGAAGTTTTACGCGGCCCTTTCTCTGCTTTATATGGCAACGCATCAGGCGGCGTGGTGAACGTCAGCACAACAACCGGCATGCAGCCGCCAACGTTTGAAGCCAGCAGTTATTACGGCAGTTTCGGAAGCTGGCGCAACAGCGTTAAAGCGACAGGAGCAACCGGTGACGGCACGCAGGCGGGCGATGTCGATTACGCCATTTCCGCTTCTCGCTTTACTACGCATGGTTATCGGGAACATAGCAGCGCACAAAAAAACCTCGGCAATGCAAAACTCGGCGTACGCCTTAACGAGGCGAGTAAGTTAACTCTGCTGCTTAATAGCGTTGATATTGATGCCAACGATCCCGGCGGTTTAACCGAGCAGGAGTGGCGCGATAATCCCACTCAGGCCCCGCGCGCCAATCAATACAACACGCGTAAAACCACCAAACAGACTCAGGCTGGTCTGCGCTACGAGCGCCAGTTAACGGCCAACGACGATCTTAGTGTTATGACCTATGCGGGCGTGCGTGAAACCACTCAGTACCAGTCAATTCCCGTAGCTCCACAGTTAAACCCCACGCATCCGGGCGGGGTTATCGAACTAACTCGCCACTATCAGGGGATCGATTCGCGCTGGACGCACCGTGGCAATTTGCTTGCGGTACCCGTGACATTTACCACTGGGCTTGATTACGAAACGATGTCGGAAAAACGCAAAGGTTTTGAAAACTTTGTTGTGGAGAACGGAACAAACGTCCTGGGAGAGAAAGGCTCTCTGCGTCGTGACGAACGTAACCTGATGTGGAACGTCGATCCCTATCTGCAAACGGCGTGGCAGTTCACCGATAAACTCAGTCTTGATGCAGGCGTGCGTTTTAGCTCGGTCTATTTTGACTCCAACGATGAGTACATCACGCCGGCAAACGGCGATGACAGCGGTGAGGCGAGCTACCATAAATGGTTGCCTGCGGCAGCGCTGAAATACGCAATAAATGATGCATGGAATGTTTATGCCTCTGCTGGGCGAGGCTTTGAAACGCCGACTATCAACGAGCTTTCATACCGGGATAACGGCCAGTCCGGCCTGAATTTCGGCTTAAAACCGTCCACCAGCGATACCGTCGAAATCGGGAGCAAAACGCGCGTCGGCAATAGCTTATTTACCGCAGCGCTGTTCCAGACCGATACCGACGATGAGATTGTCGCCGACCAAAGCAGCGGCGGGCGCACTACATATAAAAACGCCGGAGAAACCCGTCGACGGGGTGTAGAGCTTTCAGCGGATAGTCAGTTGGGTTACGACTGGCGGGTAAAAATGGCCTGGACGTATCTGGACGCCACTTATCGCAGTAACGCCTGCGGGGATGAGAATTGCGAAGGCAATCGCATTCCAGGCATCGCGCGAAATATGGGTTATGCCGCACTTGAGTATGCTCCCCCGGAAGGTTTTTATGCGGGCGCGGATGTACGTTATATGAGTGATATTCAAGCCAACGATGAGAATACCGCTCAGGCTCCGTCCTACACGGTCGCCTCGCTGAACAGCGGCTACAAACTGCGAATTGAGGAACGCTGGATGCTGGATGTTTGGGGGCGCGTGGACAATTTATTCGACCGCGAGTATGTGGGGTCCGTTATCGTGAACGAAGGCAATGGCCGCTACTTTGAACCCGCGCCAGGACGCAACTACGGCGTGGGTGTGAATTTGAGTTACACGTTTATGTAG
- a CDS encoding YciI family protein, whose translation MLYVIYAEDNADSLEKRQAVRPAHLARLQLLRDEGRLLTAGPMPAVDSNDPGVAGFTGSTVIAEFNSLEEAQAWAEADPYIAAGVYKQVAIKPYKKVF comes from the coding sequence GTGCTGTATGTCATTTATGCGGAAGATAATGCCGACTCTCTCGAAAAGCGGCAGGCAGTGCGCCCTGCTCACCTGGCACGTTTACAGCTTTTGCGCGACGAAGGCCGTCTGTTAACGGCGGGCCCAATGCCTGCGGTAGACAGTAACGATCCGGGGGTGGCGGGTTTTACCGGCTCAACGGTGATTGCAGAGTTTAACTCACTGGAAGAGGCTCAGGCGTGGGCTGAAGCCGATCCTTATATTGCAGCAGGCGTTTATAAGCAGGTGGCGATCAAGCCATACAAAAAAGTATTTTGA
- a CDS encoding DUF1869 domain-containing protein, translating to MTAENKGYSIALTQCESKQTAEVIHLKPMALYIPDNAVGVIKRLVNELADAQTNSKGFTLTVTNKNNGVSVDKHFSSLSELEDPMVSADALKDLINIIRGYDTDEDNNVCGW from the coding sequence ATGACAGCTGAAAATAAAGGATATTCAATCGCCCTGACTCAATGTGAAAGCAAACAGACGGCAGAAGTGATTCACCTGAAACCGATGGCTTTATATATTCCTGATAACGCTGTTGGCGTAATAAAGAGATTAGTCAATGAGCTTGCTGATGCGCAAACCAACAGCAAAGGTTTTACGCTGACGGTAACCAATAAAAATAATGGCGTGTCGGTGGATAAGCACTTTTCAAGCCTCTCAGAGCTGGAAGACCCGATGGTTTCGGCTGATGCGCTAAAAGACCTGATTAATATCATCCGTGGTTATGATACTGATGAAGATAACAATGTTTGTGGCTGGTAA
- a CDS encoding YciY family protein — translation MRRSRTEVGRWRMLRQTQRRRSRWLEGQSRRNMRIHAIRKCLANRQRNCLLFAIHDQWAS, via the coding sequence ATGAGGCGTAGTAGAACTGAGGTCGGGCGGTGGCGTATGCTTCGTCAGACACAACGGCGCAGATCGCGTTGGCTGGAAGGTCAGTCACGCCGCAACATGCGTATTCACGCCATCAGAAAGTGCCTGGCAAACCGCCAACGTAATTGCTTGCTGTTTGCTATTCACGATCAATGGGCGTCGTAA